In Sphingopyxis sp. 113P3, one DNA window encodes the following:
- a CDS encoding GspH/FimT family pseudopilin has translation MPTSTERVEPFSGERGFTLVELMVVLAILALAATAVVITIPGEERSVRGEADRLAARLAAARDVAVIEGRSVAVNLAPSGYGFARRVDGTWQPLPGRAFEQRSWPHALRFNAESGTGVTRILFDRVGTSPTPQTVVLTGGAAREVVRVSAAGEVSRGP, from the coding sequence ATGCCGACATCCACGGAGAGAGTTGAGCCTTTTTCGGGCGAACGCGGCTTCACGCTCGTCGAACTGATGGTCGTGCTGGCCATTCTCGCGCTCGCCGCGACGGCCGTCGTCATCACTATCCCCGGAGAGGAACGCAGCGTCCGGGGCGAGGCCGACAGGCTCGCTGCACGCCTTGCCGCCGCGCGCGATGTCGCCGTGATCGAGGGGCGCAGCGTCGCCGTCAATCTCGCGCCGTCAGGCTATGGTTTTGCGCGGCGGGTGGATGGCACGTGGCAACCGCTCCCCGGCCGTGCCTTCGAGCAGCGCAGCTGGCCCCACGCGCTTCGTTTCAACGCAGAAAGTGGCACTGGCGTGACGCGGATCCTTTTCGATCGTGTCGGCACCAGCCCGACCCCGCAAACTGTCGTGCTGACGGGGGGCGCCGCGCGCGAGGTCGTGCGCGTGTCTGCGGCAGGGGAGGTGAG
- the gspF gene encoding type II secretion system inner membrane protein GspF translates to MPDYRYVAIDRQGRERKGRLRAVNDDAARADLIRRHFHIVALEPAGARASSGRPLLVYRRNRLSAKELALFTRQLATLAEVAPLEEALRTLTRQSEAESARLVIGDVHAGLLEGRRLADAMARQAPSFPPLYRAMVAAGETTGSLTVILARLADLLERQAVVRGKLVAALAYPIVLAVVAIGVVAALMIFVVPRVVEQFTDVGQQLPFLTRAVIALSNFAANWWWLLALLIALAVFCWVSAMRREAFKARVDARLLRLPLIGRLLRDLYAARFARTLATMVSSRLPLVEGLRLTVPTIRNAALAGATAALVDQVRAGGSLSAALRETGVFPPLLVYMTASGESAGRLEPMLERAADYLEREFDRFTAASMALLEPVIIVVMGSCVALIILAILLPILQLQNLAGL, encoded by the coding sequence ATGCCTGACTATCGCTATGTGGCGATCGACCGCCAGGGCCGCGAGCGCAAGGGGCGGCTGAGGGCGGTGAACGACGATGCCGCGCGCGCCGACCTGATCCGGCGGCATTTCCACATTGTCGCACTTGAACCCGCGGGCGCGCGCGCGTCTTCAGGACGCCCGCTGCTCGTCTATCGCCGGAACCGGTTGTCCGCCAAGGAACTTGCGCTTTTCACCCGGCAGCTTGCGACGCTTGCCGAGGTCGCGCCGCTCGAGGAAGCGCTGCGCACCCTCACGCGCCAGAGCGAGGCTGAAAGCGCGCGGCTCGTCATCGGCGACGTTCATGCCGGTCTTCTTGAAGGCCGCCGGCTCGCCGATGCGATGGCGCGGCAAGCGCCGAGCTTTCCGCCGCTTTATCGTGCGATGGTCGCGGCGGGCGAAACCACGGGCAGTCTGACGGTCATCCTCGCGCGTCTTGCAGACCTCCTCGAACGCCAGGCGGTGGTGCGCGGAAAGCTCGTCGCGGCGCTCGCCTATCCGATCGTGCTCGCGGTGGTTGCGATCGGCGTGGTCGCAGCGCTGATGATCTTCGTCGTCCCGCGCGTCGTCGAGCAGTTTACCGATGTCGGGCAGCAGCTCCCCTTTCTGACCCGCGCCGTCATCGCCCTCTCGAATTTCGCGGCGAACTGGTGGTGGCTCCTTGCATTGCTGATCGCGCTCGCGGTCTTTTGCTGGGTGAGCGCAATGCGCCGAGAGGCATTCAAGGCGCGCGTCGATGCCCGACTTCTGCGCTTGCCGCTCATCGGGCGGCTGCTTCGCGACCTCTACGCCGCGCGCTTCGCGCGGACGCTCGCGACGATGGTGTCCAGCCGTCTGCCGCTGGTCGAAGGGCTGCGCTTGACCGTTCCGACGATCCGCAACGCGGCGCTTGCCGGGGCGACGGCTGCGCTCGTCGATCAGGTGCGCGCCGGGGGCAGCCTTTCGGCGGCGCTGCGCGAGACGGGGGTGTTTCCGCCGCTTCTTGTCTACATGACCGCGAGCGGGGAGAGCGCAGGTCGGCTGGAGCCGATGCTCGAGCGCGCGGCGGATTATCTCGAGCGGGAATTCGATCGCTTCACGGCCGCGTCGATGGCCTTACTCGAGCCTGTCATAATTGTCGTGATGGGGTCGTGCGTCGCGCTGATCATCCTCGCGATTCTGTTGCCCATTCTCCAGTTGCAGAACCTTGCAGGACTATGA
- a CDS encoding GspE/PulE family protein: MSDGDPAVPHPAAPVDIPYGFARAHGVVIAPDGDGRWIATLREGSDAAVLIEVKRYLAQPLRVASASAPDFDRLLSDHYAVDATSAMAGSLDGGDLDFTVPSAEDLLDSADDAPAIRLINAIIAEAVRQGVSDIHIEPYESGLVVRMRTDGVLREHLRMPPHVAPVIVSRIKVMARLDIAERRVPQDGRIALTLAGKAIDVRVSTLPSRAGERVVMRILDKDTAGIDFDVLGLSGEADRILREALAEPNGIILVTGPTGSGKTTTLYAALKQLNDGQRNILTVEDPVEYAVDGVGQTQVNAKVGLDFAAGLRAILRQDPDVVMVGEIRDRETADIAVQASLTGHLVLSTVHTNDAVGAITRLKDLKVEPFLLASTLRAVIAQRLVRRLCDQCREPMQADQGVAAMLGLDAGTVIWRPRGCEACGHTGFKGRIGVFEAIKVDETVRRYIYAGGDEAMIARHAFLKAPTLAGAARAMVAKGLTTPEEAVRVARREDVDA, from the coding sequence GTGAGCGACGGCGACCCGGCCGTTCCGCATCCCGCAGCGCCGGTCGACATTCCCTACGGCTTTGCGCGCGCGCACGGTGTGGTGATCGCGCCCGATGGCGACGGGCGCTGGATTGCTACGCTGCGCGAAGGCAGCGATGCCGCCGTGCTGATCGAGGTGAAGCGCTACCTTGCGCAGCCGCTGCGCGTCGCCAGCGCCAGCGCTCCCGATTTCGACCGGCTGCTCTCGGACCATTATGCCGTTGATGCGACGAGCGCGATGGCGGGGTCGCTCGACGGTGGCGATCTCGATTTCACCGTGCCGAGCGCCGAGGATCTGCTCGACAGCGCCGACGACGCCCCTGCCATCCGCCTGATCAATGCCATTATCGCCGAAGCCGTCCGGCAGGGCGTCAGCGATATCCATATCGAGCCCTATGAAAGCGGACTCGTCGTACGGATGCGCACCGACGGTGTGCTGCGCGAGCATCTGCGAATGCCGCCGCACGTTGCGCCTGTCATTGTCAGCCGCATCAAGGTGATGGCACGGCTCGACATCGCTGAACGGCGCGTGCCGCAGGACGGGCGTATCGCGCTGACGCTCGCGGGCAAAGCGATCGACGTGCGCGTATCCACGCTCCCCAGCCGCGCCGGCGAGCGGGTCGTCATGCGTATTCTCGACAAGGACACGGCAGGGATCGACTTCGATGTGCTCGGCCTGTCGGGGGAGGCCGACCGCATCCTTCGCGAGGCGCTCGCGGAGCCCAATGGCATCATCCTCGTCACGGGCCCGACGGGATCGGGCAAGACAACGACGCTCTACGCAGCGCTCAAGCAGCTGAACGACGGCCAGCGCAATATCCTGACCGTCGAGGACCCAGTCGAATATGCGGTCGACGGCGTCGGTCAGACGCAGGTCAACGCGAAGGTCGGGCTCGATTTTGCGGCGGGGCTGCGGGCGATCCTGCGCCAGGATCCCGACGTCGTGATGGTCGGCGAAATTCGCGACCGCGAGACGGCCGACATTGCGGTGCAGGCCTCGCTCACTGGCCACCTCGTCCTCTCGACCGTCCACACCAACGATGCGGTGGGGGCGATAACGCGCCTCAAGGATCTGAAGGTCGAGCCGTTTCTTCTCGCCTCGACGCTTCGTGCTGTCATCGCGCAGCGGCTCGTCCGACGGCTGTGCGACCAGTGCCGCGAACCGATGCAGGCCGACCAGGGCGTCGCCGCAATGCTCGGACTTGATGCCGGTACGGTCATCTGGCGGCCCAGGGGCTGCGAGGCATGCGGTCACACGGGCTTCAAGGGGCGCATCGGCGTGTTCGAGGCGATCAAGGTCGATGAAACGGTCCGTCGCTACATCTATGCGGGCGGCGATGAGGCCATGATCGCCAGACACGCCTTCTTGAAGGCACCCACGCTCGCCGGCGCGGCGCGCGCGATGGTCGCCAAGGGGCTGACGACGCCCGAGGAGGCGGTCCGCGTCGCACGGCGTGAGGATGTCGATGCCTGA
- the gspG gene encoding type II secretion system major pseudopilin GspG, which produces MKLILSLMLDTSRPAATRFRRRGERGFTLTELMVVIFIIGLLATVVMINVLPSQDRAMVTKAKADIAQLEGALEQYRLDNMVYPSTSDGLNALVTAPPSLAQPERYRRGGYIRKLPADPWGRPYMYQAPGPNGAAFDIWSMGADGAPGGTDENADIHGES; this is translated from the coding sequence ATGAAGCTCATCCTTAGCCTGATGCTCGACACATCGCGTCCCGCCGCTACGCGATTTCGCCGCAGGGGCGAGCGTGGATTTACCCTGACCGAGCTGATGGTCGTCATTTTCATCATCGGGCTGCTTGCGACGGTCGTGATGATCAACGTGCTGCCGAGCCAGGACCGCGCGATGGTCACCAAGGCAAAGGCCGATATCGCGCAGCTTGAAGGTGCGCTGGAGCAGTATCGGCTCGATAATATGGTTTACCCATCCACAAGCGATGGGCTGAATGCGCTCGTCACCGCGCCGCCGTCGCTGGCGCAGCCTGAACGCTATCGCCGCGGCGGCTATATCAGGAAGCTCCCCGCGGATCCCTGGGGTCGCCCCTATATGTATCAGGCCCCGGGCCCGAATGGCGCCGCCTTCGATATCTGGTCGATGGGCGCCGACGGCGCGCCGGGCGGGACAGATGAAAATGCCGACATCCACGGAGAGAGTTGA